A window from Eubalaena glacialis isolate mEubGla1 chromosome 1, mEubGla1.1.hap2.+ XY, whole genome shotgun sequence encodes these proteins:
- the BZW1 gene encoding eIF5-mimic protein 2 isoform X1 — protein sequence MNNQKQQKPTLSGQRFKTRKRDEKERFDPTQFQDCIIQGLTETGTDLEAVAKFLDASGAKLDYRRYAETLFDILVAGGMLAPGGTLADDMMRTDVCVFAAQEDLETMQAFAQVFNKLIRRYKYLEKGFEDEVKKLLLFLKGFSESERNKLAMLTGVLLANGTLNASILNSLYNENLVKEGVSAAFAVKLFKSWINEKDINAVAASLRKVSMDNRLMELFPANKQSVEHFTKYFTEAGLKELSEYVRNQQTIGARKELQKELQEQMSRGDPFKDIILYVKEEMKKNNIPEPVVIGIIWSSVMSTVEWNKKEELVAEQAIKHLKQYSPLLAAFTTQGQSELTLLLKIQEYCYDNIHFMKAFQKIVVLFYKAEVLSEEPILKWYKDAHVAKGKSVFLEQMKKFVEWLKNAEEESESEAEEGD from the exons ATGAATAATCAAAAGCAGCAAAAGCCAACGCTATCAGGCCAGCgttttaaaaccagaaaaagag ATGAAAAAGAGAGGTTTGACCCTACTCAGTTTCAAGACTGCATTATTCAAGGCTTAACTGAAACTGGTACTGATTTGGAAGCAGTAGCAAAGTTTCTTGATGCTTCTGGAGCAAAACTTGATTACCGCCGATATGcagaaacactctttgacattctGGTGGCCGGTGGAATGCTGG CCCCAGGTGGTACactggcagatgacatgatgcgtACAGATGTCTGTGTGTTCGCAGCACAAGAAGACCTAGAGACCATGCAAGCATTTGCTCAG GTTTTTAACAAGTTAATCAGGCGCTACAAATACCTGGAGAAAGGTTTTGAAGATGAAGTTAAAAAG CTGCTGCTGTTCTTAAAGGGTTTTTCAGAGTCGGAGAGGAACAAGCTGGCTATGTTGACTGGTGTTCTTCTGGCTAATGGAACACTTAACGCATCCATTCTTAATAGCCTTTATAATGAGAATTTGGTTAAAGAAG GGGTTTCAGCAGCTTTTGCTGTAAAGCTCTTTAAATCAtggataaatgaaaaagatatcaATGCAGTAGCTGCAAGTCTTCGGAAAGTGAGCATGGATAACAGACTGATG GAACTTTTTCCTGCCAATAAACAAAGCGTTGAACACTTCACTAAGTATTTTACTGAGGCAGGCTTGAAAGAACTTTCAGAGTATGTTCGGAATCAGCAAACCATAGGAGCTCGTAAGGAACTCCAGAAAGAACTTCAAGAACAGATGTCCCGTGGTGATCCATTTAAGGAT ATAATTTTGTATGTCAAGGAGGAGATGAAAAAAAACAACATCCCAGAACCAGTTGTCATCGGAATAATATGGTCCAGTGTAATGAGCACTGTGGAATGGAACAAAAAAGAGGAGCTTGTAGCAGAGCAAGCCATCAAGCACTTGAAG CAATACAGCCCTCTACTTGCTGCCTTTACAACTCAAGGTCAGTCTGAGCTGACTCTGTTACTGAAGATTCAGGAGTATTGCTATGACAACATTCATTTCATGAAAGCCTTCCAGAAAATAGTGGTGCTTTTTTATAAAG CTGAAGTCCTGAGTGAAGAACCCATTCTGAAGTGGTATAAAGATGCACATGTTGCCAAGGGGAAAAGTGTCTTCCTTGAGCAAATGAAAAAGTTTGTAGAGTGGCTCAAAAATGCTGAAGAAG
- the BZW1 gene encoding eIF5-mimic protein 2 isoform X2 — protein sequence MLLEQNLITADMQKHSLTFWWPVECWVSVFNKLIRRYKYLEKGFEDEVKKLLLFLKGFSESERNKLAMLTGVLLANGTLNASILNSLYNENLVKEGVSAAFAVKLFKSWINEKDINAVAASLRKVSMDNRLMELFPANKQSVEHFTKYFTEAGLKELSEYVRNQQTIGARKELQKELQEQMSRGDPFKDIILYVKEEMKKNNIPEPVVIGIIWSSVMSTVEWNKKEELVAEQAIKHLKQYSPLLAAFTTQGQSELTLLLKIQEYCYDNIHFMKAFQKIVVLFYKAEVLSEEPILKWYKDAHVAKGKSVFLEQMKKFVEWLKNAEEESESEAEEGD from the exons ATGCTTCTGGAGCAAAACTTGATTACCGCCGATATGcagaaacactctttgacattctGGTGGCCGGTGGAATGCTGGGTAAGT GTTTTTAACAAGTTAATCAGGCGCTACAAATACCTGGAGAAAGGTTTTGAAGATGAAGTTAAAAAG CTGCTGCTGTTCTTAAAGGGTTTTTCAGAGTCGGAGAGGAACAAGCTGGCTATGTTGACTGGTGTTCTTCTGGCTAATGGAACACTTAACGCATCCATTCTTAATAGCCTTTATAATGAGAATTTGGTTAAAGAAG GGGTTTCAGCAGCTTTTGCTGTAAAGCTCTTTAAATCAtggataaatgaaaaagatatcaATGCAGTAGCTGCAAGTCTTCGGAAAGTGAGCATGGATAACAGACTGATG GAACTTTTTCCTGCCAATAAACAAAGCGTTGAACACTTCACTAAGTATTTTACTGAGGCAGGCTTGAAAGAACTTTCAGAGTATGTTCGGAATCAGCAAACCATAGGAGCTCGTAAGGAACTCCAGAAAGAACTTCAAGAACAGATGTCCCGTGGTGATCCATTTAAGGAT ATAATTTTGTATGTCAAGGAGGAGATGAAAAAAAACAACATCCCAGAACCAGTTGTCATCGGAATAATATGGTCCAGTGTAATGAGCACTGTGGAATGGAACAAAAAAGAGGAGCTTGTAGCAGAGCAAGCCATCAAGCACTTGAAG CAATACAGCCCTCTACTTGCTGCCTTTACAACTCAAGGTCAGTCTGAGCTGACTCTGTTACTGAAGATTCAGGAGTATTGCTATGACAACATTCATTTCATGAAAGCCTTCCAGAAAATAGTGGTGCTTTTTTATAAAG CTGAAGTCCTGAGTGAAGAACCCATTCTGAAGTGGTATAAAGATGCACATGTTGCCAAGGGGAAAAGTGTCTTCCTTGAGCAAATGAAAAAGTTTGTAGAGTGGCTCAAAAATGCTGAAGAAG